Below is a window of Pyrobaculum aerophilum str. IM2 DNA.
ACGGCTCCAGATAGAGAAACGGCAAAAAAAGTGGCACGGCACGTTTTAGAAAAGCGACTAGCGGCATGTGTAAATATGGCGGGCGTGTCGTCTATGTACTGGTGGGAGGGTAAAATAGAGGAGGCCGACGAAGTGTTGTTAATTGTTAAGACAAGTGCAGATAAAGTTGAGGAGCTTATAAAAGAGGTGAAGGCTATACACCCCTATCAAGTGCCTGAAATAATAGCGTTGCCAATAGCCTCTGGCTACAGGGAATATTTAAAATGGGTAGAGAGGGAGACCCATGCCTAGCGTGTTGTGGGTGTTATTTGACGGAGGCGCCGACAGGCCCGTTGGCAGAAAAACGCCGTTTTATGTGGCGTTTAAGCCAACAATTGACTACTTGTCCTCTTTGGGATCTTGCGGAATGCTTGACCCCATATCTCCGGGGATCCGGCCCGGTTCGGATACAGCACATTTAGCGCTGTTTGGATACGATCCGTATAAATACTACACTGGCCGCGGCGCTTTTGAAGCCCTGGGGGCAGACGTGGCTTTAAAACCCGGCGATGTGGCTTTCAGAACAAATCTCGCCACAGTTGACGAGGCGGGGGTGGTTATAGACAGGCGTGCCGGCCGTTATATTGCCCCTGAAGAAGCCAGGTCGGTGGAGGAAGTAATAAATAAAATTGGCGAAGAGATAGGCAAGAAATACGGCGTGGATGTTTTTTATAAGTCGACGGTGGAACACAGAGGAGTGTTAGTTATCCGAGGCCCAGTGAGCCACCGCGTTAGCGACACAGACCCCCACAGAGTGGGGGCTAAAATTCTGCGGTCTGAGCCCTTGGAGAGAAGCAAAGAGGCGGCTTTAACAGCGGAGGTGGTAAATGAAATTACGCTGCGCTTTATGGAGATCTCTAAGGAGTTAGAAATAAACAAGGCCAGAAGATTACAAGGCAAGTTGCCGATAAACGCAATTTTGCTTAGAGGCGGCGGCTACATGCCTCAAATTGAGCCAATAAGAGAGAAGTATAACATTAGAGCCGCGGCGATTGCCGGAGTTGCTTTGATAAGAGGAGTAGCCCGCGCAGTTGGTATGGATGTCTATACAGCCCCAGGGCTCGGCGGCACGAAAGACGACGTGTTTGACCAAGCTGTTAAACTCGCCGTTGAGTTAATGTCTAAATACGACGTTGTTTTCCTACACGTAAAGGGCACAGACAGCACTAGTCACGACGGGGACTTCAACGGAAAAGTATCTGTAATTGAGAGACTAGACAAAGCCCTAGCCCCGTATTTAGACAAGCTGTTAAACAATTACTTCGTCGTGACGTCAGATCACGCCACGCCGGTGAGCGTAAAGGAACACACGGGCGAGCCCGTGCCGATATTGCTATACGGGCCAGACGTTGTGCAAGACGACGTTAGTAAATTTTCCGAACTCACCTGTTGGAGAGGAGCATTGGGGAGGATAAGAGGAATAGACGTAATGCCAATACTCGGCAGTTATTTAGGCTTAACGGAAAAATTCGGCGAGTAATGGCCGTAATTCCGCTGGAGAGGTTGAGGAAGGCGTTGGAAGAAGTGGGGGGACAGATTTGGTTTTTTATTGATTTAGAGCCATTCCGCACCGTTTATACGCTGGCTCTCTGCGGAGGAAATCCCTGCGTCGTTATATCCGGCCAAGACATGTCGCCCGTACAGCTCACACTAGAGGAGTATTTGAAAATTGAGAATAACCAAAAGCGCTTAGCCAGTTTGGAGTATACTATTCATTACTTGTTAAATAAGATTTACGGGGATTCGGGCGGCCACTCTGTTAATTAAATGTTTTGCAACTGCTAGCTTTTTACGTTTAATTTCGTCGCTACGTTTAAGCGGTATGTGAGGATAAAACCCAGATATAGTCAGCTCCCTAGCGCCTAAGTAGTAGGCCATATAAACTGCCCTGTCGCCGTCAGTAAAACCTGAAAAGTTAACTGTGCAGCCTGTCGGCCAAGTCTGCACGGAATACACATAATCCCCTTTGGGAATGCGCCAGTAGTTATCTCCGTGTGCGTGTACCACGGCTATTCTCCCCAGCGCCGTTCCCTCAGGTTCGAAGTCCCAGTCTGTGACTACCACATCTGCCCTCACCCCGCGCCTGTATAACTTCTTGGCAGTGTACCCCTCCACGGCCACTACCACGCTGCCGTTCACAACTTGTTCAAACGGCGGCATGTATATCACAGGGCAACACCAGTCGAGGTCCTTTAAAACTTCGTAAGAGATGTGGGCATATTTACCGGCTAGCTCTGCGGCATCCCAATCTCTGTGAAAAGATAGCTCTGGCAATGTTTTTTTGGCTAAGACATATACATATGCCCATTCCAGCGGGTCAAATATTGTGGATTTACACGACACGCCCCCTCGTCTCCGGCAACAGCAAGATTAACGCGGAGGCCACTAACCACGCAATTGCTATTATCAAAAGGGCTGTAGAGGCGTATAGCGGATAGAGGAGGGGTCCGAGAATCATCCCAATTCTTGCCGCAGAGCCGGCGAGCCCCGTGGCGATGCCTCTTACAGATGTCGGAAACAGCTCAGGCGTGTAGGCATATACCACGCCCCAGACGCCGAGGTTGAAGAAATTTAAAGCCAAGGCCCAGAGTAAAAGCTCGGCGTAAGAGTTGCTTGAAATAAAAAATGCCGCTGAGAGGGCCGAGAGGGCGAAGTATAAAGATCCCACCGGCCTGCGCCCAGCCTTTTCAACTAAGTACGCCGCAGAAAAATACCCCGGTAAT
It encodes the following:
- a CDS encoding 2,3-bisphosphoglycerate-independent phosphoglycerate mutase yields the protein MPSVLWVLFDGGADRPVGRKTPFYVAFKPTIDYLSSLGSCGMLDPISPGIRPGSDTAHLALFGYDPYKYYTGRGAFEALGADVALKPGDVAFRTNLATVDEAGVVIDRRAGRYIAPEEARSVEEVINKIGEEIGKKYGVDVFYKSTVEHRGVLVIRGPVSHRVSDTDPHRVGAKILRSEPLERSKEAALTAEVVNEITLRFMEISKELEINKARRLQGKLPINAILLRGGGYMPQIEPIREKYNIRAAAIAGVALIRGVARAVGMDVYTAPGLGGTKDDVFDQAVKLAVELMSKYDVVFLHVKGTDSTSHDGDFNGKVSVIERLDKALAPYLDKLLNNYFVVTSDHATPVSVKEHTGEPVPILLYGPDVVQDDVSKFSELTCWRGALGRIRGIDVMPILGSYLGLTEKFGE
- the cutA gene encoding divalent-cation tolerance protein CutA, which translates into the protein MYSVVLITAPDRETAKKVARHVLEKRLAACVNMAGVSSMYWWEGKIEEADEVLLIVKTSADKVEELIKEVKAIHPYQVPEIIALPIASGYREYLKWVERETHA